In Nocardioides faecalis, the following proteins share a genomic window:
- a CDS encoding DUF5703 family protein has translation MSHHLVRPRIMRGLGRGVEWEFDRVTFERDFSRNMVTRLLVERAEHGGWELDRVQIGPDGKRRVVLRRKIIRAVRTA, from the coding sequence ATGAGCCACCACCTCGTGCGCCCCCGGATCATGCGTGGCCTGGGCCGCGGGGTGGAGTGGGAGTTCGACCGGGTCACCTTCGAGCGCGACTTCTCCCGCAACATGGTCACCCGGCTGCTCGTGGAGCGCGCCGAGCACGGTGGCTGGGAGCTGGACCGGGTGCAGATCGGCCCCGACGGCAAGCGTCGGGTGGTGCTGCGCCGCAAGATCATCCGCGCGGTGCGCACCGCCTGA
- a CDS encoding aldo/keto reductase — protein sequence MQQRYVGSTGLQVSRFGLGLMTWGTTTDEHEAREQLVAFLDAGGTLLDTALAYGDGASEELLGSLLGDVVPREDVVLATKAGFGERRGEWVYDASRGALLRGLDTSLRRLGTDHVDLWQVHVWDSGTPLEETLGALDAAVSSGRARYVGISNYTGWQTAQAATWQRAVPGRTPIASTQMEYSLVNRRIEREVLPAAEALGLGVLPYSPLGKGVLTGKYRTGIPASSRGASDRASVVEAYLDDDSRGIVESVVRAAEGLGWSPLEVALSWVRDAPGVTAPILGARTGAQLKAALGAEAKVLPPEIRAALDDVSGSAR from the coding sequence ATGCAACAGCGGTACGTCGGCAGCACCGGGCTGCAGGTCTCCAGGTTCGGTCTCGGCCTGATGACGTGGGGCACGACCACCGACGAGCACGAGGCCCGCGAGCAGCTCGTCGCGTTCCTCGACGCCGGGGGAACGCTGCTCGACACCGCCCTGGCCTACGGCGACGGCGCCTCCGAGGAGCTGCTCGGCAGCCTGCTGGGTGACGTCGTGCCGCGTGAGGACGTGGTGCTCGCGACCAAGGCCGGCTTCGGCGAGCGCCGCGGCGAGTGGGTGTACGACGCCTCCCGCGGCGCCCTGCTGCGCGGCCTGGACACCTCTCTGCGCCGTTTGGGCACCGACCACGTCGACCTGTGGCAGGTGCACGTGTGGGACTCGGGCACGCCGCTGGAGGAGACGCTCGGTGCGCTCGACGCCGCCGTGTCTTCCGGGCGCGCCCGCTACGTCGGCATCTCCAACTACACCGGTTGGCAGACCGCGCAGGCCGCCACCTGGCAGCGCGCCGTGCCCGGCCGCACGCCGATCGCGAGCACCCAGATGGAGTACTCGCTGGTCAACCGGCGCATCGAGCGTGAGGTGCTGCCCGCCGCGGAGGCGCTGGGGCTCGGGGTGCTGCCCTACTCCCCGCTCGGCAAGGGCGTGCTGACCGGCAAGTACCGCACCGGCATCCCGGCGTCCTCGCGCGGCGCCTCCGACCGGGCGTCGGTCGTCGAGGCCTACCTCGACGACGACAGCCGTGGCATCGTGGAATCTGTGGTGCGTGCCGCGGAGGGTCTGGGCTGGAGCCCGCTCGAGGTGGCGCTGAGCTGGGTGCGCGACGCCCCCGGCGTCACGGCCCCCATCCTCGGCGCCCGCACCGGGGCCCAGCTCAAGGCCGCGCTCGGCGCGGAGGCGAAGGTGCTGCCCCCGGAGATCAGGGCGGCCCTGGACGACGTGTCGGGATCGGCGAGATGA
- a CDS encoding undecaprenyl-diphosphate phosphatase, translated as MDFLQAVFLGVLQGLTEFLPISSSAHLRIFPELFGWGDPGAAFTAVVQIGTELAVLIYFRKDIWRIAKAWVLSLFKPEYRGAVDARMGWYIIVGSLPIVVLGVLLKDVIEKDFRNLWVIGTMLIVLGVILGVADRIGRTDRQIKQMSLRHALAMGGAQALALIPGVSRSGATISMGRLLGYEREAATRFAFLLAIPAVVGAGLFQLKEIPDGDNLYSWGPTIAATVVSFVVGYAAIAWLLRYVSTKSFTPFVVYRIVLGAGVLILLGFGVLNP; from the coding sequence GTGGACTTCCTGCAAGCGGTGTTCCTCGGCGTGCTCCAGGGACTGACCGAGTTCCTCCCGATCTCCAGCAGTGCCCACCTGCGGATCTTCCCCGAGCTGTTCGGGTGGGGCGACCCGGGTGCGGCGTTCACCGCGGTGGTGCAGATCGGCACCGAGCTCGCCGTGCTGATCTACTTCCGCAAGGACATCTGGCGCATCGCCAAGGCGTGGGTGCTCTCGCTGTTCAAGCCGGAGTACCGCGGAGCGGTGGACGCCCGGATGGGCTGGTACATCATCGTCGGCTCGCTGCCGATCGTCGTGCTCGGCGTGCTGCTCAAGGACGTCATCGAGAAGGACTTCCGCAACCTGTGGGTGATCGGCACGATGCTGATCGTCCTCGGCGTGATCCTCGGCGTGGCCGACCGGATCGGCCGCACCGACCGGCAGATCAAGCAGATGTCGCTGCGCCACGCCCTGGCCATGGGCGGCGCGCAGGCCCTGGCGCTGATCCCCGGCGTCTCCCGCTCCGGCGCCACCATCTCGATGGGCCGCCTGCTGGGCTACGAGCGCGAGGCCGCCACCCGGTTCGCGTTCCTGCTCGCCATCCCCGCCGTCGTGGGCGCCGGGCTGTTCCAGCTCAAGGAGATCCCCGACGGGGACAACCTGTACTCCTGGGGCCCCACGATCGCCGCGACCGTGGTCTCCTTCGTCGTCGGCTACGCCGCGATCGCCTGGCTGCTGCGCTACGTCAGCACCAAGTCCTTCACCCCGTTCGTGGTGTACCGGATCGTGCTCGGTGCCGGCGTGCTCATCCTGCTCGGCTTCGGTGTGCTCAACCCCTGA
- the corA gene encoding magnesium/cobalt transporter CorA: MIIQSGVYRAGQRLELECGPHDYAAMRAAATEPGDFVWLGLYAPDDAELHDVAAAFDLHPLAVEDAAVAHQRPKLETYGSTLFLVLRTLWYVDSDDAVETGEISIFLGPGFVITVRHGEGASLTGVRRTLEHRTTVLGHGPSAVLYAVCDDVVDGYTAVVADLQIDVDEIEASVFSENRSRDAERIYVLKRELSEARRAIVPLRDPVRHFAEGTVEQIDEATVPYFRDVSDHLHQAAEALEGLDGLLSSAFDAHLSRVGVQQNDDMRKISAGGALIVVPTLIAGIYGMNFEHMPLLGWTYGYPFSLLLMVGSVVGLLVLFKRSGWL; the protein is encoded by the coding sequence GTGATCATCCAGAGCGGTGTCTACCGGGCCGGTCAGCGCCTGGAGCTCGAGTGTGGCCCGCACGACTACGCCGCCATGCGGGCGGCCGCCACCGAGCCGGGCGACTTCGTGTGGCTGGGGCTCTACGCGCCCGACGACGCCGAGCTCCACGACGTGGCCGCGGCCTTCGACCTGCACCCGCTGGCCGTCGAGGACGCCGCCGTCGCCCACCAGCGCCCCAAGCTCGAGACCTACGGCTCCACCTTGTTCCTCGTCCTCCGCACGCTGTGGTACGTGGACTCCGACGATGCTGTGGAGACCGGCGAGATCAGCATCTTCCTCGGTCCCGGCTTCGTGATCACCGTCCGCCACGGCGAGGGCGCCTCGCTGACGGGGGTGCGCCGGACCCTCGAGCACCGCACCACGGTGCTGGGTCACGGCCCCTCCGCGGTGCTCTACGCCGTGTGCGACGACGTGGTGGACGGCTACACCGCCGTGGTCGCCGACCTGCAGATCGACGTGGACGAGATCGAGGCGTCGGTCTTCTCCGAGAACCGCAGCCGTGACGCGGAGCGGATCTACGTGCTCAAGCGGGAGCTGTCTGAGGCGCGCCGCGCGATCGTGCCGCTGCGCGACCCGGTCCGGCACTTCGCCGAGGGCACCGTCGAACAGATCGATGAGGCGACGGTTCCGTACTTCCGCGACGTCAGCGACCACCTCCACCAGGCCGCGGAGGCGCTGGAGGGGCTCGACGGCCTGTTGTCGAGCGCCTTCGATGCCCACCTGTCCCGGGTGGGTGTGCAGCAGAACGACGACATGCGCAAGATCTCCGCCGGAGGTGCGCTGATCGTCGTACCGACCCTGATCGCCGGGATCTACGGCATGAACTTCGAGCACATGCCGCTGCTCGGGTGGACGTACGGCTACCCGTTCTCGCTGCTGCTGATGGTGGGCAGCGTCGTCGGCCTGCTGGTGCTCTTCAAGCGCTCCGGCTGGCTGTAG
- a CDS encoding MSMEG_4193 family putative phosphomutase yields the protein MATLLLLRHGRTTANASGVLAGRTSGVRLDDLGTTQVERAGRRIAGVAIARLVTSPQERCRQTAAAVAAAQKEAGRPKPRAVVERGLAECDYGEWQGQQIKVLAKEPLWRTVQAQPSAVTFPGGEAMTTMQHRAVSAVRRLDAAITAEHGADAVWVAVSHGDIIKAVLADALGLHLDLFQRINVDPASISVVRYGADRPYVLASNTHDGDLSWLAPRPADKAAPGADGEPDGEADSGAGSDPGAVVGGGAGPAR from the coding sequence ATGGCCACCTTGCTGCTGCTGCGCCACGGACGCACCACCGCCAACGCGTCCGGCGTCCTGGCCGGGCGCACCTCCGGCGTCCGGCTCGACGACCTCGGCACCACCCAGGTCGAACGCGCCGGCCGGCGTATCGCGGGCGTCGCGATCGCCCGGCTCGTCACCAGCCCGCAGGAGCGGTGCCGCCAGACCGCGGCCGCGGTCGCCGCCGCACAGAAGGAGGCCGGACGCCCCAAGCCCCGCGCCGTCGTCGAGCGCGGCCTGGCCGAGTGCGACTACGGCGAGTGGCAGGGCCAGCAGATCAAGGTGCTGGCCAAGGAGCCGCTGTGGCGCACCGTGCAGGCCCAACCCTCCGCGGTGACCTTCCCCGGCGGCGAGGCGATGACCACGATGCAGCACCGCGCGGTCTCCGCCGTACGACGCCTCGACGCCGCGATCACCGCCGAGCACGGTGCCGACGCCGTCTGGGTGGCGGTCAGCCACGGCGACATCATCAAGGCGGTCCTCGCCGACGCGCTCGGGCTGCACCTCGACCTGTTCCAGCGGATCAACGTCGACCCCGCGTCGATCTCGGTGGTGCGCTACGGCGCCGACCGGCCCTACGTGCTGGCCTCCAACACCCACGACGGCGACCTGTCCTGGCTCGCGCCCCGGCCTGCGGACAAGGCCGCACCGGGCGCCGACGGTGAGCCTGACGGCGAGGCAGACTCCGGGGCCGGCAGCGATCCGGGGGCGGTCGTCGGCGGCGGCGCCGGACCGGCTCGCTAG
- a CDS encoding DUF3090 domain-containing protein, whose protein sequence is MPIVHAFDPPERFVAGTVGEPGARTFFLQATEGARVVSVALEKQQVAALAERVDELLDEVIADGSSRTVVPAVAPVDLIDDAPLTLPITEEFRAGTMTLSWDPEDERVVIEVFPVGAEPIELADGEEAEELLLVRLEPGQARAFVQRAESVIGAGRPSCPFCGQPIDPDGHLCVRANGFKRRDP, encoded by the coding sequence ATGCCGATCGTCCACGCCTTCGACCCGCCCGAGCGCTTCGTCGCCGGCACCGTCGGCGAGCCCGGGGCCCGCACGTTCTTCCTGCAGGCCACCGAGGGCGCCCGCGTGGTGTCGGTGGCGCTGGAGAAGCAGCAGGTGGCCGCGCTCGCCGAGCGGGTCGACGAGCTGCTCGACGAGGTCATCGCCGACGGCAGCTCGCGCACCGTGGTGCCCGCGGTCGCCCCGGTCGACCTGATCGACGACGCGCCGCTGACGCTGCCGATCACCGAGGAGTTCCGGGCCGGCACCATGACGCTGTCGTGGGACCCCGAGGACGAGCGGGTGGTGATCGAGGTCTTCCCCGTCGGGGCCGAGCCGATCGAGCTCGCCGACGGCGAGGAGGCCGAGGAGCTGCTGCTGGTGCGCCTGGAGCCGGGCCAGGCCCGGGCGTTCGTGCAGCGCGCCGAGTCGGTGATCGGCGCCGGCCGCCCTTCGTGCCCGTTCTGCGGCCAGCCCATCGACCCCGACGGGCACCTGTGCGTGCGCGCCAACGGCTTCAAGCGTCGCGACCCCTGA
- a CDS encoding SCO1664 family protein, with translation MSQLSIKGRIMPASNATFLAELDGVEVVYKPVAGERPLWDFPDGSLAHREIAAHLVSAASGWDLVPRTWWAEGPHGPGMVQEWQEVDPETEAVTLVPAGEVPEGWLAVFEGLDERERAVLLVHEDTAALRRMAVFDVVINNADRKGGHVLAMSDGRRLAVDHGVSFHHEPKLRTVLWGWAGTALSDEETTVLTGLLDAVAGELGEELGFHLAEHEIEALERRTRRLLAQGRLPGPSGHGPAIPWPPF, from the coding sequence GTGTCGCAGCTGAGCATCAAGGGCCGGATCATGCCGGCCTCCAACGCCACCTTCCTCGCCGAGCTCGACGGCGTCGAGGTGGTCTACAAGCCGGTCGCCGGCGAGCGGCCGCTGTGGGACTTCCCCGACGGCTCGCTGGCGCACCGCGAGATCGCCGCGCACCTGGTCTCCGCCGCCTCCGGGTGGGACCTGGTGCCCCGCACCTGGTGGGCCGAGGGGCCGCACGGGCCGGGCATGGTGCAGGAGTGGCAGGAGGTCGACCCGGAGACCGAGGCCGTCACCCTGGTGCCCGCCGGCGAGGTGCCCGAGGGGTGGCTGGCGGTGTTCGAGGGTCTCGACGAGCGTGAGCGCGCGGTGCTGCTGGTGCACGAGGACACCGCCGCGCTGCGCCGCATGGCCGTCTTCGACGTCGTCATCAACAACGCCGACCGCAAGGGCGGCCACGTGCTTGCGATGAGCGACGGCCGGCGGCTCGCCGTGGACCACGGCGTCTCCTTCCACCACGAGCCCAAGCTGCGCACCGTGCTGTGGGGCTGGGCCGGCACGGCGCTGAGCGACGAGGAGACCACGGTGCTCACCGGCCTGCTGGACGCGGTGGCCGGGGAGCTGGGGGAGGAGCTGGGCTTCCACCTCGCCGAGCACGAGATCGAGGCGCTGGAGCGTCGTACTCGACGGCTGCTGGCCCAGGGGCGCCTTCCCGGCCCCAGCGGGCACGGGCCGGCCATCCCGTGGCCGCCGTTCTGA
- the mshC gene encoding cysteine--1-D-myo-inosityl 2-amino-2-deoxy-alpha-D-glucopyranoside ligase, translating to MRAWNAPGFPVLPLTGPPVVLHDTATGEKVETRPEGPARLYVCGITPYDATHIGHANTYVAFDLLNRAWRNAGHDVRYVQNVTDVDDPLLERAEKVKVDWVELAERETELFRHDMEALRVLPPVEYVGAVESIPLVIELLQRLDAAGVLYRVESDVYFSVDADPAFGEESNLDRDTMLALFAERGGDPEREGKKNPLDCVVWLGEREGEPSWDSPFGKGRPGWHVECAAIALTHLGAAFDVQGGGSDLIFPHHEMCAGHVQVATGDRFARAYSHAGMVAYDGTKMSKSLGNLVFVSALRNADIDPMGIRLALLRHHYRSDWEWTDEQLWAAVDTVADWRRALALGAGAPAAPVVSEVLAALADDLDAPRAVAAVDAWVRATLGTDGLADTSDPDAAATLLPVLDAALGISL from the coding sequence ATGCGCGCTTGGAACGCACCGGGCTTCCCGGTCCTGCCCCTCACCGGTCCTCCGGTCGTCCTCCACGACACCGCCACGGGGGAGAAGGTCGAGACCCGGCCCGAGGGTCCGGCGCGCCTCTACGTCTGCGGCATCACGCCGTACGACGCCACCCACATCGGGCACGCCAACACCTACGTCGCGTTCGACCTGCTCAACCGTGCCTGGCGCAACGCGGGCCACGACGTGCGCTACGTGCAGAACGTCACCGACGTCGACGACCCGCTGCTTGAGCGCGCCGAGAAGGTCAAGGTCGACTGGGTCGAGCTCGCCGAGCGGGAGACCGAGCTGTTCCGCCACGACATGGAGGCGCTGCGGGTCCTGCCGCCGGTCGAGTACGTCGGCGCGGTGGAGTCGATCCCGCTGGTCATCGAGCTGCTGCAGCGCCTCGACGCCGCCGGTGTGCTCTACCGGGTCGAGAGCGACGTGTACTTCTCCGTCGACGCCGACCCGGCCTTCGGTGAGGAGTCCAACCTCGACCGCGACACGATGCTGGCGCTCTTCGCCGAGCGCGGCGGGGACCCGGAGCGCGAGGGCAAGAAGAACCCGCTCGACTGCGTCGTGTGGCTCGGTGAGCGGGAGGGCGAGCCGTCGTGGGACAGCCCGTTCGGCAAGGGCCGCCCCGGCTGGCACGTGGAGTGCGCCGCGATCGCGCTGACCCACCTCGGCGCCGCCTTCGACGTCCAGGGCGGCGGCAGCGACCTGATCTTCCCGCACCACGAGATGTGCGCCGGCCACGTGCAGGTCGCCACCGGCGATCGGTTCGCCCGGGCCTACAGCCACGCCGGGATGGTGGCCTACGACGGCACGAAGATGTCGAAGTCGCTGGGCAACCTGGTCTTCGTCTCCGCGCTGCGCAACGCCGACATCGACCCGATGGGCATCCGGCTGGCGCTGCTGCGCCACCATTACCGCAGCGACTGGGAGTGGACCGACGAGCAGCTGTGGGCCGCCGTCGACACCGTCGCCGACTGGCGCCGCGCCCTCGCCCTGGGCGCCGGCGCGCCGGCCGCCCCGGTGGTGAGCGAGGTGCTGGCCGCCCTGGCCGACGACCTCGACGCGCCCCGTGCGGTGGCCGCCGTCGACGCCTGGGTGCGCGCCACGCTGGGCACCGACGGACTGGCCGACACCAGCGACCCCGACGCCGCAGCGACCCTGCTGCCCGTGCTGGACGCCGCCCTCGGCATCAGCCTCTGA
- a CDS encoding SAV_915 family protein, with protein sequence MDSSSTTYQIPCQPTTERPAAAADPPEELVTGPPVVYLPVRLAPDGTPQEVPLLRLADSRVALLGYSALDRLRACLGERQPWMLATAEVLAALAEHRPYDVKVLDLPVPPEHRARLLGAG encoded by the coding sequence ATGGACAGCTCCTCCACGACGTACCAGATCCCCTGCCAGCCCACGACCGAGCGTCCGGCCGCTGCGGCCGACCCTCCAGAAGAGCTCGTGACCGGCCCTCCGGTGGTCTATCTGCCGGTCCGGCTCGCCCCAGACGGCACGCCCCAGGAGGTGCCCCTCCTCCGGCTGGCCGACAGCAGGGTCGCGCTTCTCGGCTACTCCGCGCTGGACCGCCTGAGAGCCTGCCTCGGCGAGCGCCAGCCCTGGATGCTGGCCACGGCGGAGGTGCTGGCGGCGCTCGCCGAGCATCGGCCGTACGACGTCAAGGTGCTCGACCTGCCGGTGCCGCCCGAGCACCGTGCACGCCTGCTGGGCGCCGGCTGA
- a CDS encoding PAC2 family protein, which translates to MEIETVPDLHRPVVIAAFEGWNDAAESATSLVDHLMEVWDAHVVAAIDPDEYYDFQVNRPVVGIDENGFRKLTWPSTHVAVASPPGLDRDVILIRGIEPNMRWRQFTAELLAVIDELGGELLVTLGALLSDSPHSRPIPVSGSSTEPELMDLLTLEHSTYEGPTGIVGVLQDACVKVDLPAVSFWAAVPHYVAQPPCPKATLALLGKLEDLLEMPIPLGDLPDDAIAWERGVDELAEEDEDIADYVRSLEESRDTVDLPEASGEAIAREFERYLKRRGREG; encoded by the coding sequence ATGGAGATCGAGACGGTCCCCGACCTGCACCGGCCGGTGGTGATCGCTGCGTTCGAGGGCTGGAACGACGCCGCGGAGTCCGCGACGTCGCTGGTGGACCACCTGATGGAGGTGTGGGACGCGCACGTGGTGGCAGCGATCGACCCCGACGAGTACTACGACTTCCAGGTCAACCGGCCCGTGGTGGGGATCGACGAGAACGGGTTCCGCAAGCTCACCTGGCCCAGCACCCACGTCGCGGTGGCCTCCCCGCCCGGCCTGGACCGTGACGTCATCCTGATCCGCGGGATCGAGCCCAACATGCGCTGGCGCCAGTTCACCGCCGAGCTGCTCGCCGTGATCGACGAGCTCGGCGGCGAGCTGCTCGTCACCCTGGGCGCGTTGCTCTCCGACAGCCCGCACAGCCGCCCGATCCCGGTGTCCGGCTCGTCCACGGAGCCGGAGTTGATGGACCTGCTCACCCTGGAGCACTCGACCTACGAGGGCCCCACCGGCATCGTCGGGGTGCTGCAGGACGCCTGCGTGAAGGTCGACCTGCCGGCCGTGTCGTTCTGGGCCGCGGTGCCGCACTACGTCGCCCAGCCGCCGTGCCCCAAGGCGACGCTGGCGCTGCTCGGCAAGCTCGAGGACCTGCTCGAGATGCCGATCCCCCTCGGCGACCTGCCCGACGACGCCATCGCCTGGGAGCGCGGCGTCGACGAGCTGGCCGAGGAGGACGAGGACATCGCCGACTACGTGCGCTCCCTGGAGGAGTCCCGCGACACCGTCGACCTGCCCGAGGCCTCCGGTGAGGCCATTGCGCGGGAGTTCGAGCGCTACCTGAAGCGGCGGGGCCGGGAGGGCTGA